A window of Equus przewalskii isolate Varuska chromosome 18, EquPr2, whole genome shotgun sequence contains these coding sequences:
- the TEX55 gene encoding testis-specific expressed protein 55 isoform X1, translating into MEGPLEEDPGESLRPESTAKSPNDSHTGDQEHNWENQNEEEADDQTTQRLSHRAEPRIFGQTGYKGTEHLGRRTSDQADLGASNYANVDAHGVPEQVDRRMSEGTDSKASGRADHVETEQTDSQMSVPGEQGTSEQMEPRLSRQTESKRASEQSDHRMSGWANQSTSEQIYSRLSGLVQGKIPAQIDHTMPAPVDHRASIKTHHTTFAQAVQLAEQQAADQADSSVDNLTVDRADNSESDQVDHFMNEGDNDTEANLFDYGAHGQSDDEIFTLFGPSKESEEADFSIEPCTFEASQTDLSNSKISTETDTENVTDTQVFDSLDGRFINNFQAKDQALSQRLPSISSKPDYVSRQETTQAIETKRDDASEYRKGKRSLVHSQTYRRWFPPTVYEDPYQISLQYVEKHHILQIFQQITENLVYEKPEDPLRFMLSQVQEMIKTRDNPETYNE; encoded by the exons ATGGAAGGGCCTCTAGAAGAGGATCCGGGGGAATCCTTGAGACCTGAAAGCACAGCCAAGTCCCCAAATGACAGCCACACAGGTGACCAGGAACACAACTGGGAGAACCAGAACGAAGAGGAGGCAGATGACCAGACTACCCAAAGATTATCTCACCGGGCTGAACCCAGAATATTTGGCCAAACTGGCTACAAAGGAACTGAACACCTTGGGCGCAGAACATCTGATCAGGCTGACCTCGGAGCATCCAACTATGCTAACGTTGATGCTCATGGAGTGCCTGAGCAGGTTGACCGAAGAATGTCTGAAGGGACAGACAGCAAGGCATCTGGCCGAGCTGATCATGTAGAGACTGAACAGACTGACAGCCAGATGTCTGTTCCAGGTGAGCAAGGAACTTCTGAACAGATGGAACCAAGATTGTCCAGACAGACTGAAAGCAAAAGAGCCTCTGAACAGAGTGACCACAGAATGTCTGGCTGGGCCAACCAAAGCACCTCTGAACAGATTTACAGCAGATTGTCCGGCCTAGTTCAAGGAAAAATTCCTGCACAGATTGACCATACAATGCCTGCCCCGGTTGACCACAGAGCATCTATAAAGACTCACCACACAACGTTTGCCCAAGCTGTTCAGCTAGCGGAACAACAGGCTGCTGACCAAGCTGACAGCAGTGTTGATAACCTGACGGTTGACAGGGCTGACAACAGTGAATCTGACCAGGTTGACCACTTTATGAACGAGGGCGACAATGACACAGAAGCCAACCTATTTGACTATGGAGCACATGGCCAGTCTGACGACGAAATATTTACCCTATTTGGCCCCAGCAAGGAGAGCGAAGAGGCTGACTTCAGCATAGAACCCTGTACATTTGAGGCTAGCCAAACAGACCTCAGCAATTCCAAAATTTCAACTGAAACTGACACTGAAAATGTAACTGATACGCAAGTGTTCGACTCACTTGATGGCAGATTCATCAATAATTTCCAAGCAAAAGACCAAGCCCTTTCCCAAAGACTTCCCTCCATCTCATCCAAACCGGATTATGTCAGCAGACAGGAAACAACTCAAGCCATAGAAACCAAGCGT GATGATGCTTCAGAATACCGGAAAGGAAAGCGTTCTCTTGTACACAGTCAAACTTACAGGAGGTGGTTCCCTCCTACAGTCTATGAAGATCCTTATCAAATTTCACTGCAATACGTGGAGAAGCACCACATTCTGCAAATATTCCAG
- the TEX55 gene encoding testis-specific expressed protein 55 isoform X2 codes for MEGPLEEDPGESLRPESTAKSPNDSHTGDQEHNWENQNEEEADDQTTQRLSHRAEPRIFGQTGYKGTEHLGRRTSDQADLGASNYANVDAHGVPEQVDRRMSEGTDSKASGRADHVETEQTDSQMSVPGEQGTSEQMEPRLSRQTESKRASEQSDHRMSGWANQSTSEQIYSRLSGLVQGKIPAQIDHTMPAPVDHRASIKTHHTTFAQAVQLAEQQAADQADSSVDNLTVDRADNSESDQVDHFMNEGDNDTEANLFDYGAHGQSDDEIFTLFGPSKESEEADFSIEPCTFEASQTDLSNSKISTETDTENVTDTQVFDSLDGRFINNFQAKDQALSQRLPSISSKPDYVSRQETTQAIETKRDDASEYRKGKRSLVHSQTYRRWFPPTVYEDPYQISLQYVEKHHILQIFQITENLVYEKPEDPLRFMLSQVQEMIKTRDNPETYNE; via the exons ATGGAAGGGCCTCTAGAAGAGGATCCGGGGGAATCCTTGAGACCTGAAAGCACAGCCAAGTCCCCAAATGACAGCCACACAGGTGACCAGGAACACAACTGGGAGAACCAGAACGAAGAGGAGGCAGATGACCAGACTACCCAAAGATTATCTCACCGGGCTGAACCCAGAATATTTGGCCAAACTGGCTACAAAGGAACTGAACACCTTGGGCGCAGAACATCTGATCAGGCTGACCTCGGAGCATCCAACTATGCTAACGTTGATGCTCATGGAGTGCCTGAGCAGGTTGACCGAAGAATGTCTGAAGGGACAGACAGCAAGGCATCTGGCCGAGCTGATCATGTAGAGACTGAACAGACTGACAGCCAGATGTCTGTTCCAGGTGAGCAAGGAACTTCTGAACAGATGGAACCAAGATTGTCCAGACAGACTGAAAGCAAAAGAGCCTCTGAACAGAGTGACCACAGAATGTCTGGCTGGGCCAACCAAAGCACCTCTGAACAGATTTACAGCAGATTGTCCGGCCTAGTTCAAGGAAAAATTCCTGCACAGATTGACCATACAATGCCTGCCCCGGTTGACCACAGAGCATCTATAAAGACTCACCACACAACGTTTGCCCAAGCTGTTCAGCTAGCGGAACAACAGGCTGCTGACCAAGCTGACAGCAGTGTTGATAACCTGACGGTTGACAGGGCTGACAACAGTGAATCTGACCAGGTTGACCACTTTATGAACGAGGGCGACAATGACACAGAAGCCAACCTATTTGACTATGGAGCACATGGCCAGTCTGACGACGAAATATTTACCCTATTTGGCCCCAGCAAGGAGAGCGAAGAGGCTGACTTCAGCATAGAACCCTGTACATTTGAGGCTAGCCAAACAGACCTCAGCAATTCCAAAATTTCAACTGAAACTGACACTGAAAATGTAACTGATACGCAAGTGTTCGACTCACTTGATGGCAGATTCATCAATAATTTCCAAGCAAAAGACCAAGCCCTTTCCCAAAGACTTCCCTCCATCTCATCCAAACCGGATTATGTCAGCAGACAGGAAACAACTCAAGCCATAGAAACCAAGCGT GATGATGCTTCAGAATACCGGAAAGGAAAGCGTTCTCTTGTACACAGTCAAACTTACAGGAGGTGGTTCCCTCCTACAGTCTATGAAGATCCTTATCAAATTTCACTGCAATACGTGGAGAAGCACCACATTCTGCAAATATTCCAG
- the TEX55 gene encoding testis-specific expressed protein 55 isoform X3 encodes MEGPLEEDPGESLRPESTAKSPNDSHTGDQEHNWENQNEEEADDQTTQRLSHRAEPRIFGQTGYKGTEHLGRRTSDQADLGASNYANVDAHGVPEQVDRRMSEGTDSKASGRADHVETEQTDSQMSVPGEQGTSEQMEPRLSRQTESKRASEQSDHRMSGWANQSTSEQIYSRLSGLVQGKIPAQIDHTMPAPVDHRASIKTHHTTFAQAVQLAEQQAADQADSSVDNLTVDRADNSESDQVDHFMNEGDNDTEANLFDYGAHGQSDDEIFTLFGPSKESEEADFSIEPCTFEASQTDLSNSKISTETDTENVTDTQVFDSLDGRFINNFQAKDQALSQRLPSISSKPDYVSRQETTQAIETKRDDASEYRKGKRSLVHSQTYRRWFPPTVYEDPYQISLQYVEKHHILQIFQVQEMIKTRDNPETYNE; translated from the exons ATGGAAGGGCCTCTAGAAGAGGATCCGGGGGAATCCTTGAGACCTGAAAGCACAGCCAAGTCCCCAAATGACAGCCACACAGGTGACCAGGAACACAACTGGGAGAACCAGAACGAAGAGGAGGCAGATGACCAGACTACCCAAAGATTATCTCACCGGGCTGAACCCAGAATATTTGGCCAAACTGGCTACAAAGGAACTGAACACCTTGGGCGCAGAACATCTGATCAGGCTGACCTCGGAGCATCCAACTATGCTAACGTTGATGCTCATGGAGTGCCTGAGCAGGTTGACCGAAGAATGTCTGAAGGGACAGACAGCAAGGCATCTGGCCGAGCTGATCATGTAGAGACTGAACAGACTGACAGCCAGATGTCTGTTCCAGGTGAGCAAGGAACTTCTGAACAGATGGAACCAAGATTGTCCAGACAGACTGAAAGCAAAAGAGCCTCTGAACAGAGTGACCACAGAATGTCTGGCTGGGCCAACCAAAGCACCTCTGAACAGATTTACAGCAGATTGTCCGGCCTAGTTCAAGGAAAAATTCCTGCACAGATTGACCATACAATGCCTGCCCCGGTTGACCACAGAGCATCTATAAAGACTCACCACACAACGTTTGCCCAAGCTGTTCAGCTAGCGGAACAACAGGCTGCTGACCAAGCTGACAGCAGTGTTGATAACCTGACGGTTGACAGGGCTGACAACAGTGAATCTGACCAGGTTGACCACTTTATGAACGAGGGCGACAATGACACAGAAGCCAACCTATTTGACTATGGAGCACATGGCCAGTCTGACGACGAAATATTTACCCTATTTGGCCCCAGCAAGGAGAGCGAAGAGGCTGACTTCAGCATAGAACCCTGTACATTTGAGGCTAGCCAAACAGACCTCAGCAATTCCAAAATTTCAACTGAAACTGACACTGAAAATGTAACTGATACGCAAGTGTTCGACTCACTTGATGGCAGATTCATCAATAATTTCCAAGCAAAAGACCAAGCCCTTTCCCAAAGACTTCCCTCCATCTCATCCAAACCGGATTATGTCAGCAGACAGGAAACAACTCAAGCCATAGAAACCAAGCGT GATGATGCTTCAGAATACCGGAAAGGAAAGCGTTCTCTTGTACACAGTCAAACTTACAGGAGGTGGTTCCCTCCTACAGTCTATGAAGATCCTTATCAAATTTCACTGCAATACGTGGAGAAGCACCACATTCTGCAAATATTCCAG